The following nucleotide sequence is from uncultured Draconibacterium sp..
GTGAAAGAGATTGCCCTTTTATCCAATGCTTTTTGCAGTAATTCCATGTCGCCTTGCAAGTTTAACTGCTTACGAAATTGAGTGATGTTTTCTTGAATTGCGATCGCTTTAGCATGTAGTGTTTTCATTTCGTTGTAAAAACGCAGCTTTTCATCAGTCTCACGATGTTGGGCAGCCTCGTTTTTTAACTGTGCATATTTCACTGTGTTCTTATTTTCGAATAATGGTATTGAAACGCCAACAGTAACTCCCTGAAAGCCTTCACCAACCACTTTTTCGCTCATGTAACCTGCATTTAGTTTTGGCAAACTCTGCGCTTTTTGCAGTTGAGTGTTTTTGTCAGAAATGGCAATTTCCTGTTCTAACCACGCAAGCACCGGATTGTTAGCAGCAGCCTGTGCAGCCCACTGTTCAAAATCATTAGCGATCGGGACAGCCTGAAAAGTAGTTTTTTCAAAATCGACTGCTTTTCCACCATTTAGTGTTGCCAACTGTTGCAGCAGTGCTTGCCGTTGAATTTCAATGTGCCGAAGTTCGGCTTCTGTATTCAAAAGCGTAACCTTTGCTTTATTCTGATCCAGAATATTGGCTTCTCCTACGTTGAGTTTTGTTTCAACCGACTTTGCAATCTCACTGGCATTTTCCTGTCGCTTTTGGTATTCTTCCCTAAGTGCATTCTGGTAGGTGAGTTCTGCACAAATCAATCGTACCTGAAGGAAAATATCCATTTTCTGCTTTTTGTATTCCAGTTCGGCCTGCTCATTTTTCATATCAGCAATCTGATTGCGATAGGCGTATGCCGATGGAAAATCAAACGACTGTTGAACGCTGAAATCTTTACGGTTGCCAATTGCCGACGGATCGCCCCACAAATAATGAAATTCCACCTCCGGGTTTTGCAATTGAATGCCTGTTTTGTTCCCCATTTTTTCAGCCTCCACCATTTTTTTGAGTGCTGAAAGTGTGGTGTTGTTATTCTCTATCTCCGTCAGCAAGGCATCAATGTTGTTTTGTGCCGACGCAAACTGACTAAAAGCGAGAATCGATATAATTGTGAATAATACTTGTTTCATTTCGAGTCCTTTTTATCGTTTCCATTTTTGTTAAGCGCATAGTAAACTATAGGCACCACATAAATATTCAGGATGGTTGATGTGAGCAAACCTCCTAAAATTACCTGTGCCATTGGGCTTTGTATTTCGTTGCCCGGCAAATCTCCATTCATTGCCAGCGGAATAAGCGCCAAAGCAGCTGTTAATGCGGTCATCAGAATAGGTAACAGGCGGTCTTTTGAACCATGTACAAGGGTTTCGTACAATTTTTCGCCTTGTTGTTCGAGATTTTGGTAACGCGAAACCAACAGAATTCCGTTTCGGGTGGCAATACCAAAAAGTGTGATAAATCCAATAATGGCCGGAATACTCAACATGCCAGATGTAAGCATAATTGCAAAAATACCCCCAATCAATGCCAGTGGTAAATTCAGCAATATAATTCCTGCCAGTTTAAAGTTTTTGAATTCCTGGAACAAGAGTAGAAAAATAACAAAAAGCGCAGCAAGTGATGTAAGCAGCAACATGCGCGATGCTTTTTCTTCGCTTTCGAATTGGCCGCCGTATTCAACCCGGTATCCTTCCGGAAGATCAATATTTTCGTTTACACTTTGTTTGATCTCTTCCACCACGCTGTGCAAATCGCGACCGGCAACGTTCGCAGAAATCACCAGTTTACGTTTTACATTTTCGCGACTGATGGTATTCGGACCGCTGGCAGAAATCACTTCGGCAACTTCACTCAGTGGAACTTTTTTCCCGTCGTGCGTGTCGATCAATGCATTTTTAATGCCTTCCAACTGGTCGGTATAATCGGTTTTGTAACGTAGTAACAAATCATACGTTTGTTGTCCTTCGTAAATATCGGCCATCTTTTCTCCGCCGAGTGCGATATCTACAAACTCGTTAAATTCGTGTAATGGGATACCATAAAAGGCCAGCATCTCGCGGTTGGGCCGGATCTGTATCTGCGGAATCTCAACCTGTTGTTCAACGTTTACGTCTACCAAACCGTCGATATCCACAATGTTTGATTTAATCTCGTTACCCATTTGGAACATTCGGTTTAAATCAGAGCCAAACAGTTTTATGGCAATGTTGGCGCGCGTTCCCGAAAGCATGTGGTCAATGCGGTGCCCCAGCGGCTGACCAACGGTAAATGCTATTCCGGGAATTCCCGAAAGTTTGCTTCGCACATCTTGCAAGAACGTCTCAAGCTCGCGGTCATCAAGTGTAAAATTCACATCGATTTCGGCACTGTTGGTACTTTGCGAGTGGGTGTCCAGTTCCCCACGTCCGGTACGTCGGGCAGTGCTGTTAACTTCCGGAATAGAAAGCATCTCTGTTTCTACCAGTTTGCCCAGTTTGTCGCTTTCGTGCAACGACGTTCCCGGTTGTGTAATTACCGATAGTGTTAACGCTCCTTCATTAAACTCAGGCAGGAAACTACGTCCGAAACCCGAGAAGATAAATAGTGAAACCACAAATAAACCCAGAATTGGGAATACCACCACTTTTTTATGTTTCAGCACCCAAATCAGTGAACGTTCGTAACCTTCGGAAAGATTTCGTGCCAGCCAGCTTTCTTTTGATTTTCGCGATAAATACTTGTCGCTTGACAACATCATTTTCGAAAGAAGCGGAGTTAATGTCATGGCAACGATCAGCGACATAAACAACGAAACGATATAAGCAATCCCGAGCGGTTTTAACATACGGCCTTCCATTCCTGAAAGGAAAAAGAGCGGCATAAAAGCAACAATAATAATTAAGGTTGCATTTAAAATGGAAGCCCGAATTTCTTTTGAGGCCTCATAAACCACTGCGAAAGCACTTTGTCGTTCGCCTTTTGGTAACAGGAAATTTTGCCGGAGACGTTTGTACACGTTCTCCACATCGATAATAGCATCATCGACCAGCGAACCAATGGCGATGGTCATTCCTCCCAAACTCATGGTGTTGATGTTGAGACCGAACAAGTTCAGCACAATTACCGATCCCAGCAAGGAGAGCGGAATAGCAAGTAAGGAAATGACTGTTGTTCTGAAACTTCCTAAAAATAAAAACAGGATGATGATAACCAGCACTGCACCTTCCAAAAGCGCTCGTTGCACGTTGTTAACCGAGGTTTCGATAAAATCAGCCTGACGGAAGATCTTGGTATCAATAGTAACATCGGGAGGCAATGTCGCCTTCATCGCTTCCAGCTTTTGCTCAATTTTCTCGGTAACCTCCAGCGTATTGGTTTTAGGCTGTTTCGAAACCGAAATAATGATCGACTTTTTTGCGTTATGCGAAGCGTACCCCATTTTAACGGCACTGCCAATTTTTACTTCGGCAACATCGTTTACGCGAACAGGTTTACCATTCTTAGTTTTTACAAACGTGTTTCCCAGTTCAGCAGGATTTGAGGTACGAGCCACGCCGCGCACCACATATTCGTTACCATGTTCGCGCACGATTTTACCCGTCGAGTTCTGGCTCATTTCGCGGCAGGCATCGGCCAGCTCGTTGATGGAGACACCGTAAAAATTCATTTTTAGCGGATCGGCCAAAACCTGGTACTGTTTGTAATCGCCGCCAATAATTGTTACCTGCGAAACGCCGCCTGTTGCCAGAATTACCGGCTGAATATCCCATTCGGCAATCGAACGCAAAGTCATCAGATCAGTTGTGTCGGCTTGCAGGCCCATAAAAAATATTTCGCCCATTACACTCGACTGTGGCGCAAGTATTGGTTCTGACACGTTGTCCGGCATCGCTTCCTGCACGGTAATCAGTTTTTCGCTCACCACTTGGCGTGCTTTGTAAACGTCGGAGCCCCAGTCGAAATCAACCCATACGAATGAAAAGCCGAGCCCGGATGTTGAGCGTACCCGTCGTACACCCATCGCACCATTTACAGCCGTTTCGATGGGGTAGGTGACCAGGCGCTCCACCTCCTCGGGAGCCATTCCGTGGGCATCGGTCATTACAATTACGGTAGGCGCTGTAAGGTCGGGAAACACGTCAATATCCATGTTTTTTGCCGTGTATATCCCAAACACCACCAGCACCACCGAGCACAAAATAATCAGGTATTTATTGTTCAGTGAGAACTTTATAATGTTGTTAATCATAGTGTCTGTCTTTTATACCATTTTTGAAATTTTTATTCAGGTATAATGCCGATAGATGTTTAGTATTCAATTAAAAGCGTAGTGAATTAATTGGATCAAACTAAACACTTATCGGTATTAATGAACATGTCCGGCGTGCGGATCCAAAGCTCCGGTTGATTTTGCCAGTTTTACCTGCATCGCACCTAGTGTTACAATTCGCTCGTCGGCATTTAAACCTGAAACTACCTCGGTTTGTAAACCATCTGTTCCACCGGTTTTAACCTCGCGTTTTTCAAACATTTCGGGTGTTTGCTGAACGAAAACATAGTATATTCCCTGTTCTTCCAGCAATGCACTGTTCGGTACGGTAATCGCTTTAGAGTTGGTCATTGTTTTCAGAAATACTTCAACAAAAGTGCCCGGAGCAAAACCTGCGTGATTTCCAATTTCAAGACTCACCGGAAACAGGTACGAATCATCACTTGCCGACTTTCCATACGAAAGTATCTTTCCATTCAGCTCTTCCATAGTAAATGTATGGTTGTTGTGCATGGTGGTGATATTGGCCGTTGTTATCGATGGCAACAACGAAAGGTATTTCTGCTGAACCTGCGCGGTAAGCAGCAATTTGTTGTTTTGCGTGATGCTCACCAGGGGCTGACCGGCGGCAACATATTGCCCGTTGCTTACAAAAATCTGTTTCACAAAACCACTCATTTTACTTTTCACCATTTGGCCTGATGCATTGAAGTTTTTGGATAGATTTTCGTAAACAGCTTTGCTGGTTTCGTAGGCATTTTTTGCGTTCAACAGTTCCTGCTCTGAAACCAGCCGGTCTTTAACCAGTTCCGATTTTCGCTCGTAATTCGCCTTGCTGGTTTCGTAATTGCTTTTTGCTTCTGCCAACTGAACACCAAAATTGTTTTCAGCCATTTCGCTCGAAGAAATCGTAAAAAGTTTCTCGCCGGTGGCTACTTGTTTGCCTTCAACCAAACTATTGTTCGAGAAAATTACCAGACCCGATGCTTTTGCAGCAATGATCTCTTCTTCGCCGCGGGCAGGTTCAATTTTTGCCACGGTTTTAATGGCAGGGCCAAATTCATGTTCCTGTGGCAAAGCCGTTGCAAAATCAATCTTCCACGATTGTTCTTTTGTGAAGACCGTAGCATTTACGGCTGACGGCTCATCACCGTGGTCATGATGGCTGTGGAGTTCTTCGTCGTTGGCAAAAACGTCCACATCGGGAATAACAAGTTCAAACCGTTGACCTTCAGTTTCGATATCAAAATACAATTTCCCTTCACCTGCCGTTGTTGGCTCCAATTCAAAACTGTAAATCCCTTTCCGAAGCGATTCATCCAGCGTTTGACTTACCGTTTTGCCATTTACAACAAGTTTTGCCGTTATTTTTCCTGATTCAAGTGGTTTGAAATTATCGAGAAAAGTAAAATGTGCCAGGATATCTGCATGTTCGCCAATTACCATCGCATCGGCTTCCGCAAACAGTTCAAAATCGCTGCTGTATGTGGTATACTGAATTTTCTCGTGTTCGTGTTCACTTTCTGCTTCCCCCGCTTCGTGGTCGTGATCGTGATCCGCTTCTTCCGCGTGCATTTCATGATCGTGATCGTGTTCGTCTGCGTTGTTATGTTCGTGGGAAGAATTTTGGTGACATGAAAATAAAAGAAAGGCGATTGTTGCCACCCATAAATATTTCAATTTCATTTTATATGCTATTTAATTTTCCAAATAAATAATGTTGGTTCCTTTTAGCGGAACCTTAAAGGTGTTGAGGTGGGAAAATTA
It contains:
- a CDS encoding TolC family protein; the encoded protein is MKQVLFTIISILAFSQFASAQNNIDALLTEIENNNTTLSALKKMVEAEKMGNKTGIQLQNPEVEFHYLWGDPSAIGNRKDFSVQQSFDFPSAYAYRNQIADMKNEQAELEYKKQKMDIFLQVRLICAELTYQNALREEYQKRQENASEIAKSVETKLNVGEANILDQNKAKVTLLNTEAELRHIEIQRQALLQQLATLNGGKAVDFEKTTFQAVPIANDFEQWAAQAAANNPVLAWLEQEIAISDKNTQLQKAQSLPKLNAGYMSEKVVGEGFQGVTVGVSIPLFENKNTVKYAQLKNEAAQHRETDEKLRFYNEMKTLHAKAIAIQENITQFRKQLNLQGDMELLQKALDKRAISFTEYLFELSVYYDSMEKLLDMEKELSITKTHLLIYR
- a CDS encoding efflux RND transporter permease subunit, which translates into the protein MINNIIKFSLNNKYLIILCSVVLVVFGIYTAKNMDIDVFPDLTAPTVIVMTDAHGMAPEEVERLVTYPIETAVNGAMGVRRVRSTSGLGFSFVWVDFDWGSDVYKARQVVSEKLITVQEAMPDNVSEPILAPQSSVMGEIFFMGLQADTTDLMTLRSIAEWDIQPVILATGGVSQVTIIGGDYKQYQVLADPLKMNFYGVSINELADACREMSQNSTGKIVREHGNEYVVRGVARTSNPAELGNTFVKTKNGKPVRVNDVAEVKIGSAVKMGYASHNAKKSIIISVSKQPKTNTLEVTEKIEQKLEAMKATLPPDVTIDTKIFRQADFIETSVNNVQRALLEGAVLVIIILFLFLGSFRTTVISLLAIPLSLLGSVIVLNLFGLNINTMSLGGMTIAIGSLVDDAIIDVENVYKRLRQNFLLPKGERQSAFAVVYEASKEIRASILNATLIIIVAFMPLFFLSGMEGRMLKPLGIAYIVSLFMSLIVAMTLTPLLSKMMLSSDKYLSRKSKESWLARNLSEGYERSLIWVLKHKKVVVFPILGLFVVSLFIFSGFGRSFLPEFNEGALTLSVITQPGTSLHESDKLGKLVETEMLSIPEVNSTARRTGRGELDTHSQSTNSAEIDVNFTLDDRELETFLQDVRSKLSGIPGIAFTVGQPLGHRIDHMLSGTRANIAIKLFGSDLNRMFQMGNEIKSNIVDIDGLVDVNVEQQVEIPQIQIRPNREMLAFYGIPLHEFNEFVDIALGGEKMADIYEGQQTYDLLLRYKTDYTDQLEGIKNALIDTHDGKKVPLSEVAEVISASGPNTISRENVKRKLVISANVAGRDLHSVVEEIKQSVNENIDLPEGYRVEYGGQFESEEKASRMLLLTSLAALFVIFLLLFQEFKNFKLAGIILLNLPLALIGGIFAIMLTSGMLSIPAIIGFITLFGIATRNGILLVSRYQNLEQQGEKLYETLVHGSKDRLLPILMTALTAALALIPLAMNGDLPGNEIQSPMAQVILGGLLTSTILNIYVVPIVYYALNKNGNDKKDSK
- a CDS encoding efflux RND transporter periplasmic adaptor subunit; the encoded protein is MKLKYLWVATIAFLLFSCHQNSSHEHNNADEHDHDHEMHAEEADHDHDHEAGEAESEHEHEKIQYTTYSSDFELFAEADAMVIGEHADILAHFTFLDNFKPLESGKITAKLVVNGKTVSQTLDESLRKGIYSFELEPTTAGEGKLYFDIETEGQRFELVIPDVDVFANDEELHSHHDHGDEPSAVNATVFTKEQSWKIDFATALPQEHEFGPAIKTVAKIEPARGEEEIIAAKASGLVIFSNNSLVEGKQVATGEKLFTISSSEMAENNFGVQLAEAKSNYETSKANYERKSELVKDRLVSEQELLNAKNAYETSKAVYENLSKNFNASGQMVKSKMSGFVKQIFVSNGQYVAAGQPLVSITQNNKLLLTAQVQQKYLSLLPSITTANITTMHNNHTFTMEELNGKILSYGKSASDDSYLFPVSLEIGNHAGFAPGTFVEVFLKTMTNSKAITVPNSALLEEQGIYYVFVQQTPEMFEKREVKTGGTDGLQTEVVSGLNADERIVTLGAMQVKLAKSTGALDPHAGHVH